From Streptomyces sp. TLI_105, the proteins below share one genomic window:
- the tpx gene encoding thiol peroxidase: protein MAQVTLKGSPVQVNGALPTPGSQAPDFTLVAEGLADKSLKDFAGLRKVLNIFPSVDTPTCASSVRAFNEKAGQLDNTVVLCISADLPFAQARFCGAEGLENVKNLSTLRGREFHTNYGVEIADGPLAGLTARAVVVLDENDTVLHAQLVGEIAEEPGYDEALAVLK, encoded by the coding sequence ATGGCCCAGGTCACGCTGAAGGGCAGCCCCGTGCAGGTCAACGGCGCCCTGCCGACCCCCGGCAGCCAGGCCCCCGACTTCACGCTCGTCGCCGAGGGGCTGGCGGACAAGTCGCTGAAGGACTTCGCCGGTCTGCGCAAGGTCCTCAACATCTTCCCGAGCGTCGACACCCCGACGTGCGCCTCCTCCGTCCGCGCCTTCAACGAGAAGGCCGGACAGCTGGACAACACGGTCGTCCTCTGCATCTCCGCCGACCTGCCCTTCGCCCAGGCCCGCTTCTGCGGCGCCGAGGGCCTGGAGAACGTCAAGAACCTCTCGACGCTCCGCGGCCGCGAGTTCCACACCAACTACGGCGTGGAGATCGCGGACGGGCCGCTCGCCGGCCTGACGGCCCGTGCCGTCGTCGTCCTCGACGAGAACGACACGGTGCTGCACGCGCAGCTCGTGGGCGAGATCGCCGAAGAGCCTGGCTACGACGAGGCGCTCGCCGTCCTGAAGTAG
- the katG gene encoding catalase/peroxidase HPI, which translates to MSENHDAIVTDPKAEGAGGCPVAHGRAAHPTQGGGNSQWWPNRLNLKILAKNPAVANPLGEDFDYAEAFQGLDLPAVKQDIAEVLTTSQDWWPADFGHYGPFMVRMAWHSAGTYRISDGRGGAGAGQQRFAPLNSWPDNGNLDKARRLLWPVKKKYGQSLSWADLMILAGNVALESMGFETFGFAGGRADVWEPDEDVYWGPETTWLGDERYTGDRELENPLGAVQMGLIYVNPEGPNANPDPIAAARDIRETFRRMAMNDEETVALIAGGHTFGKTHGAGPADNVGADPEAAPLEAQGLGWKSSYGTGKGADAITSGLEVTWTTTPTQWGNGFFKNLFEYDYELTKSPAGAHQWVAKDAEAIIPDAYDPEKKHLPTMLTTDLSLRFDPVYEQISRRFYENPEEFADAFARAWYKLTHRDMGPVARYLGPEVPSEVLLWQDPLPERTGELVDAADIASLKEKILGSDLTVTQLVSAAWAAASSFRGSDKRGGANGGRIRLEPQRNWEVNNPDELAQVLRVLEGVQESFNSAQTGGKQVSLADLVVLAGVAAVEKAAADAGHAVEVPFTPGRVDATQEQTDVESFAALEPAADGFRNYLGKGNRLPAEYLLIDKANLLTLSAPELTVLVGGLRALGVTQPQSSLGVLTETPGKLTNDFFANLLDLGTEWKSTSADQTTFEGRDTVTGAVKWTGSRADLVFGSNSELRALAEVYASDDAKEKFVKDFVSAWDKVMNLDRFDIA; encoded by the coding sequence ATGTCTGAGAACCACGACGCGATCGTCACCGACCCGAAGGCGGAGGGCGCAGGCGGCTGCCCCGTCGCGCACGGGCGTGCCGCCCACCCCACCCAGGGCGGCGGCAACAGCCAGTGGTGGCCGAACCGGCTGAACCTGAAGATCCTCGCCAAGAACCCCGCCGTGGCCAACCCGCTCGGTGAGGACTTCGACTACGCGGAGGCCTTCCAGGGCCTCGACCTGCCGGCCGTGAAGCAGGACATCGCCGAGGTCCTGACCACCTCGCAGGACTGGTGGCCCGCCGACTTCGGCCACTACGGCCCGTTCATGGTCCGCATGGCCTGGCACAGCGCCGGCACCTACCGCATCAGCGACGGCCGGGGCGGCGCCGGCGCCGGCCAGCAGCGCTTCGCGCCGCTGAACAGCTGGCCGGACAACGGCAACCTGGACAAGGCGCGCCGTCTGCTGTGGCCGGTGAAGAAGAAGTACGGCCAGAGCCTCTCCTGGGCCGACCTCATGATCCTCGCGGGCAACGTCGCCCTGGAGTCGATGGGCTTCGAGACCTTCGGCTTCGCCGGTGGCCGCGCGGACGTGTGGGAGCCCGACGAGGACGTCTACTGGGGTCCGGAGACCACCTGGCTCGGCGACGAGCGCTACACCGGCGACCGCGAGCTGGAGAACCCGCTCGGCGCCGTGCAGATGGGCCTCATCTACGTCAACCCGGAGGGCCCCAACGCCAACCCGGACCCGATCGCCGCGGCCCGCGACATCCGCGAGACCTTCCGCCGGATGGCGATGAACGACGAGGAGACCGTCGCCCTCATCGCCGGCGGCCACACCTTCGGCAAGACGCACGGCGCCGGCCCGGCGGACAACGTGGGCGCCGACCCCGAGGCCGCGCCGCTGGAGGCCCAGGGCCTCGGCTGGAAGAGCTCGTACGGCACCGGCAAGGGCGCCGACGCGATCACCAGTGGTCTGGAGGTCACCTGGACCACGACGCCGACCCAGTGGGGCAACGGGTTCTTCAAGAACCTCTTCGAGTACGACTACGAGCTGACCAAGAGCCCGGCCGGCGCCCACCAGTGGGTCGCGAAGGACGCCGAGGCGATCATCCCGGACGCGTACGACCCGGAGAAGAAGCACCTCCCGACGATGCTCACCACCGACCTGTCGCTGCGCTTCGACCCGGTCTACGAGCAGATCTCCCGGCGCTTCTACGAGAACCCGGAGGAGTTCGCGGACGCCTTCGCCCGCGCCTGGTACAAGCTCACCCACCGCGACATGGGCCCGGTCGCGCGCTACCTCGGCCCCGAGGTCCCGTCCGAGGTGCTCCTCTGGCAGGACCCGCTGCCGGAGCGTACGGGCGAGCTCGTCGACGCCGCGGACATCGCCTCCCTCAAGGAGAAGATCCTCGGCTCGGACCTCACGGTCACGCAGCTGGTCTCCGCCGCCTGGGCCGCCGCCTCGTCCTTCCGCGGCAGCGACAAGCGCGGTGGCGCCAACGGCGGCCGCATCCGCCTGGAGCCGCAGCGCAACTGGGAGGTCAACAACCCGGACGAGCTGGCACAGGTGCTGCGCGTCCTGGAAGGCGTCCAGGAGTCCTTCAACTCCGCCCAGACCGGCGGGAAGCAGGTCTCCCTCGCCGACCTCGTCGTCCTCGCGGGCGTCGCGGCGGTCGAGAAGGCGGCCGCGGACGCGGGCCACGCCGTCGAGGTGCCCTTCACCCCGGGCCGCGTGGACGCCACCCAGGAGCAGACGGACGTCGAGTCCTTCGCCGCCCTGGAGCCCGCCGCGGACGGCTTCCGCAACTACCTGGGCAAGGGCAACCGCCTGCCGGCCGAGTACCTGCTCATCGACAAGGCGAACCTGCTCACCCTGAGCGCGCCCGAGCTGACCGTCCTCGTCGGCGGTCTGCGCGCCCTGGGCGTGACCCAGCCGCAGTCCTCGCTCGGTGTCCTCACCGAGACGCCCGGCAAGCTGACGAACGACTTCTTCGCCAACCTGCTGGACCTGGGCACGGAGTGGAAGTCCACCTCCGCGGACCAGACCACCTTCGAGGGCCGTGACACCGTCACCGGCGCGGTCAAGTGGACGGGCAGCCGCGCCGACCTGGTCTTCGGCTCCAACAGCGAGCTGCGCGCGCTGGCCGAGGTCTACGCGAGCGACGACGCGAAGGAGAAGTTCGTGAAGGACTTCGTGTCGGCGTGGGACAAGGTGATGAACCTGGACCGGTTCGACATCGCCTGA
- a CDS encoding TSUP family transporter: MDVVTLMAIGLLTGATTVLFGFGGGFVAVPVVVWADAALGTAALPVATATSALVMVVNAAFATAVTPRPVLLALRGSGALLPLLAAGACAGAYASRFAPPALARWAFVAYTALTALDLLLRPGFLRTATPPAAEPARAPRPLPATAGAPIGAIAAFLGVGGSVMTVPAMRRAGHPMRIATALANPLTLAVALPAVAVSLAASPPPAATATGTGLVGLVDPSAAGALLLGALPVIAVLRRRPPRIPDRVHAGAYLALLGLVALAMLLTGG; encoded by the coding sequence ATGGACGTGGTGACACTGATGGCGATCGGGCTCCTCACCGGAGCGACGACGGTCTTGTTCGGGTTCGGCGGCGGGTTCGTGGCGGTCCCGGTCGTGGTGTGGGCGGACGCCGCCCTCGGCACGGCGGCCCTCCCGGTGGCCACCGCCACCTCGGCCCTGGTGATGGTCGTGAACGCCGCCTTCGCCACGGCCGTCACCCCACGGCCCGTGCTCCTCGCCCTGCGCGGCAGCGGCGCGCTGCTGCCCCTGCTCGCGGCGGGCGCCTGCGCCGGGGCGTACGCGTCCCGCTTCGCCCCGCCGGCCCTCGCCCGCTGGGCGTTCGTCGCGTACACCGCCCTGACCGCCCTCGACCTGCTGCTCCGCCCCGGCTTCCTCCGCACCGCGACCCCGCCGGCCGCGGAGCCGGCGCGGGCCCCGCGGCCGCTGCCGGCCACCGCCGGCGCCCCGATCGGCGCGATCGCCGCCTTCCTCGGCGTCGGCGGCAGCGTGATGACCGTCCCCGCCATGCGCCGGGCCGGTCACCCCATGCGGATCGCGACCGCGCTGGCCAACCCGCTCACCCTCGCCGTGGCGCTCCCGGCCGTCGCGGTCTCCCTCGCCGCCTCCCCGCCCCCGGCCGCCACCGCGACCGGCACCGGCCTGGTCGGCCTGGTCGACCCGTCCGCGGCGGGGGCACTGCTCCTGGGGGCCCTGCCGGTCATCGCCGTCCTCCGCCGCCGCCCGCCCCGGATCCCGGACCGGGTCCACGCGGGCGCGTACCTCGCGCTGCTCGGCCTGGTGGCCCTCGCGATGCTGCTCACCGGCGGCTGA
- a CDS encoding glycoside hydrolase family 16 protein gives MTSSRSRLRSRPRALSSALTALALALAVAALGPAPQPREALRPVAGTAAVTFSDDFDGPAGSAVDGTRWQTETGDNVSNHERQYYTAGNANAALDGQGHLVITARKENPGNYPCWYGRCEYTSARLNTAGRFTTKYGHVEARMKVPRGQGMWPAFWMLGNDIGQAGWPNSGEIDVMENVGFEPSTVHGTLHGPGYSGSGGIGVPYTLPGGQAFADAFHTFAVDWSPNLISWSVDGTVYQTRTPADLGGRTWVFDKPFFLILNLAVGGYWPGDPDGSTAFPKQLVVDHVRVTTADAPATAGPITGIGGACVDVAGANTANGTPVQLHDCNGTAAQQWTLAADGTVRALGKCLDVTSAGTADGTPVQLWECNGTGAQRWTANSARDVVNPQSGKCLDATGNSSANGTRLQIWTCSGGANQKWTVTR, from the coding sequence ATGACCTCCTCCCGCTCACGACTGCGCTCACGACCGCGCGCCCTGTCCTCCGCCCTGACGGCCCTCGCGCTCGCCCTGGCCGTCGCGGCGCTCGGCCCGGCCCCGCAGCCGCGTGAAGCGCTCCGGCCCGTGGCCGGGACGGCCGCCGTCACCTTCTCCGACGACTTCGACGGCCCCGCCGGCTCCGCCGTCGACGGCACGCGGTGGCAGACCGAGACCGGCGACAACGTCAGCAACCACGAGCGCCAGTACTACACGGCAGGCAACGCCAACGCCGCGCTCGACGGCCAGGGCCACCTGGTGATCACCGCCCGCAAGGAGAACCCGGGCAACTACCCGTGCTGGTACGGGCGCTGCGAGTACACCTCCGCCAGGCTCAACACCGCCGGCAGGTTCACCACGAAGTACGGGCACGTCGAAGCCCGCATGAAGGTGCCGCGCGGCCAGGGCATGTGGCCCGCCTTCTGGATGCTCGGCAACGACATCGGCCAGGCCGGCTGGCCGAACTCGGGCGAGATCGACGTCATGGAGAACGTCGGCTTCGAACCGTCCACCGTGCACGGCACCCTGCACGGTCCCGGTTACTCCGGCTCCGGAGGCATCGGCGTCCCCTACACCCTGCCCGGCGGGCAGGCCTTCGCCGACGCCTTCCACACCTTCGCCGTGGACTGGTCGCCCAACCTGATCAGCTGGTCCGTGGACGGGACGGTCTACCAGACCCGTACGCCCGCCGACCTCGGCGGCCGGACCTGGGTCTTCGACAAGCCCTTCTTCCTCATCCTCAACCTCGCCGTCGGCGGCTACTGGCCCGGCGACCCGGACGGCTCCACCGCCTTCCCGAAGCAGCTCGTCGTCGACCACGTCCGCGTCACCACCGCCGACGCCCCCGCCACCGCCGGACCGATCACGGGCATCGGCGGCGCATGCGTCGACGTGGCCGGCGCGAACACCGCGAACGGCACCCCCGTCCAGCTCCACGACTGCAACGGGACCGCCGCCCAGCAGTGGACCCTCGCGGCCGACGGAACCGTCCGCGCGCTCGGCAAGTGCCTCGACGTCACCTCCGCCGGCACGGCCGACGGCACCCCCGTCCAACTGTGGGAGTGCAACGGCACGGGCGCCCAGCGCTGGACCGCCAACTCCGCCCGGGACGTGGTGAACCCGCAGTCCGGCAAGTGCCTGGACGCCACCGGCAACAGCTCCGCCAACGGCACCAGGCTCCAGATCTGGACCTGCTCCGGCGGCGCCAACCAGAAGTGGACGGTGACCCGTTGA
- a CDS encoding alginate lyase family protein, with protein sequence MTRWFTAPLVLAGLLAALVATPGAGRAEAAPTAFVHPGVLVSRGQLDFTREKVLAGAQPWKGAFDQMTASRYASLARVPKPRSVVECGSYSNPNYGCTDEREDALAAYTLSLAWYVTRDSRYAEKAVEIMDAWSGVITDHTNSNAPLQTGWAGSSWPRAAEIIRYTYTGWPQARVDRFKTMLRTVYLPEVAGGSQSNGNWELSMTEAALGIAVFLEDRAAYDKAVATFRGRVPAYIYLTSDGALPKAAPGSGLDTRDELVRYWQGQTTFVDGLTQETCRDLTHTGYGLSAISHIAETTRIQGQDLYPEVADRLRHALGLQAKYELGEPVPSWLCGGTLKDHLGPVTEVGFNALRGRMGYAMTNTQKLTEAGRPAGANNLFVAWETLTHAGNPR encoded by the coding sequence ATGACTAGATGGTTCACCGCCCCCCTCGTCCTCGCCGGCCTCCTGGCCGCACTCGTCGCCACCCCCGGAGCCGGCCGCGCCGAAGCCGCCCCGACCGCGTTCGTCCACCCCGGCGTCCTGGTCTCCCGGGGGCAGCTCGACTTCACGCGGGAGAAGGTCCTCGCCGGCGCGCAGCCCTGGAAGGGCGCCTTCGACCAGATGACGGCGAGCAGGTACGCCTCGCTCGCCCGGGTCCCGAAGCCCCGCTCGGTCGTCGAGTGCGGCTCGTACTCGAACCCGAACTACGGCTGCACCGACGAACGCGAGGACGCCCTCGCCGCGTACACGCTCTCCCTGGCCTGGTACGTCACCCGTGACAGCCGGTACGCCGAGAAGGCCGTCGAGATCATGGACGCCTGGTCCGGCGTGATCACCGACCACACCAACTCCAACGCGCCCCTCCAGACCGGCTGGGCCGGCTCCTCCTGGCCGCGGGCCGCCGAGATCATCCGGTACACCTACACCGGATGGCCGCAGGCCCGCGTCGACCGCTTCAAGACCATGCTCCGCACCGTCTACCTCCCCGAGGTGGCGGGCGGTTCCCAGTCCAACGGCAACTGGGAGCTCAGCATGACCGAGGCCGCACTCGGCATCGCCGTCTTCCTGGAGGACCGCGCCGCCTACGACAAGGCCGTCGCCACGTTCCGCGGCCGCGTCCCCGCGTACATCTACCTCACGAGCGACGGCGCCCTGCCGAAGGCCGCGCCGGGCAGCGGCCTCGACACCCGCGACGAGCTCGTCCGGTACTGGCAGGGGCAGACCACCTTCGTCGACGGCCTCACCCAGGAGACCTGCCGCGACCTCACCCACACCGGCTACGGACTGTCCGCGATCTCGCACATCGCCGAGACGACCCGCATCCAGGGCCAGGACCTCTATCCGGAGGTCGCCGACCGGCTGCGCCACGCCCTCGGCCTCCAGGCGAAGTACGAACTCGGCGAGCCCGTCCCGTCCTGGCTCTGCGGCGGCACCCTCAAGGACCACCTCGGGCCCGTCACCGAGGTCGGCTTCAACGCGCTGCGCGGTCGCATGGGATACGCCATGACGAACACCCAGAAGCTCACCGAGGCGGGTCGGCCCGCGGGCGCGAACAACCTCTTCGTCGCCTGGGAGACCCTCACCCACGCGGGCAACCCCCGCTGA
- a CDS encoding ABC transporter permease, whose protein sequence is MSTLSLAARDTTTMLRRNLLHARRYPSLTLNLLLTPVMLLLLFVYIFGDTMSAGLGGGDRSDYIAYLVPGLLLMTIGSTTIGTAVSVSNDMSEGIIARLRTMAIHRGSVITGHVIGSVLQSVISVVLVGAVGVAIGFRSTNATAPEWLAALGLLVLFALALTWIAVGMGMVSPNAEAASNNALPLIFLPLISSTFVPIDAMPGWFQPIAQYQPFTPAIETLRGLLLGTEIGHNGWLALAWCLALTALGHLWTKKVYNRDPK, encoded by the coding sequence ATGAGCACCCTGTCCCTGGCCGCCCGTGACACCACCACGATGCTGCGGCGCAACCTCCTGCACGCCCGCCGCTACCCCTCCCTGACCCTGAACCTGCTGCTCACCCCGGTCATGCTCCTGCTGCTGTTCGTCTACATCTTCGGCGACACGATGAGCGCGGGCCTGGGCGGCGGCGACCGCTCCGACTACATCGCCTACCTCGTCCCCGGCCTGCTGCTGATGACGATCGGTTCCACCACCATCGGCACCGCCGTCTCCGTGTCCAACGACATGAGCGAGGGCATCATCGCCCGCCTGCGCACCATGGCCATCCACCGCGGCTCGGTCATCACCGGCCACGTCATCGGCAGCGTCCTGCAGTCCGTGATCAGCGTGGTCCTGGTCGGCGCGGTCGGCGTGGCCATCGGCTTCCGCTCCACGAACGCCACCGCCCCGGAATGGCTCGCGGCCCTCGGCCTGCTGGTCCTCTTCGCCCTCGCGCTGACCTGGATCGCGGTCGGCATGGGCATGGTCAGCCCCAACGCCGAGGCCGCCAGCAACAACGCCCTCCCGCTGATCTTCCTCCCCCTCATCTCCAGCACCTTCGTCCCCATCGACGCCATGCCCGGCTGGTTCCAGCCCATCGCCCAGTACCAGCCCTTCACCCCCGCCATCGAAACCCTCCGCGGCCTGCTCCTGGGCACCGAGATCGGCCACAACGGCTGGCTCGCCCTCGCCTGGTGCCTCGCCCTCACCGCCCTCGGCCACCTCTGGACCAAGAAGGTCTACAACCGCGACCCCAAGTGA
- a CDS encoding Fur family transcriptional regulator — translation MSDLLERLRARGWRMTSQRRVVAEVLAGEHVHLTADEVHARAVERLPEIARATVYNTLGELVALGEVVELSMDGRAKRYDPNAHRAHQHLVCSNCGLIRDVRPSGDPLVVLPPTERFGFAVSKADVIYRGLCPGCA, via the coding sequence ATGAGTGACCTGCTGGAGCGCCTGCGCGCACGCGGCTGGCGGATGACGTCCCAGCGCCGCGTGGTCGCGGAGGTCCTGGCCGGGGAGCACGTGCACCTCACGGCGGACGAGGTCCACGCGCGCGCGGTGGAGCGCCTGCCGGAGATCGCGCGGGCGACGGTCTACAACACCCTCGGCGAACTGGTCGCCCTCGGGGAGGTCGTGGAGCTCTCCATGGACGGGCGGGCCAAGCGCTACGACCCGAACGCGCACCGCGCGCACCAGCACCTGGTCTGCTCGAACTGCGGGCTCATCCGTGACGTCCGCCCCTCGGGTGACCCGCTCGTGGTCCTCCCGCCGACGGAGCGGTTCGGCTTCGCGGTGTCGAAGGCGGACGTGATCTACCGGGGACTCTGCCCGGGGTGCGCCTGA
- a CDS encoding DUF4097 family beta strand repeat-containing protein, whose translation MPSFDTPEPISATARVEAGSIQFIAGDRTDTVVEVRARNPKKDLDARTADQTEVTYASGVLTVRTPKSNMFGRTGVVDVTVELPAGSRIDLTGAWTQVLGEGRLGEVRVKTSAGDARFDTTGPLHLTASHGSITVDRVEGKAEITTSSGSLRVGLVDGPAVLKNSHGTTTIGAATGDLRVSGANGDIEIGRAEASVAATTAHGTLRVGEVASGAVQLETSYGAIEVGIREGVAAWLDAHSTSGQVRNGLTASETPGKTEDTVEVRARTRHGNIDIRRAKA comes from the coding sequence ATGCCTTCTTTCGACACCCCCGAACCGATCTCGGCCACGGCGCGCGTGGAGGCCGGTTCCATCCAGTTCATCGCGGGCGACCGCACCGACACCGTCGTCGAGGTGCGGGCACGCAACCCGAAGAAGGACCTGGACGCGCGGACCGCGGACCAGACGGAGGTCACGTACGCGAGTGGCGTACTGACCGTCAGGACGCCGAAGTCCAACATGTTCGGCCGCACCGGCGTCGTCGACGTCACGGTCGAACTGCCCGCCGGCTCGCGGATCGACCTGACCGGCGCCTGGACCCAGGTGCTCGGCGAGGGCCGGCTCGGCGAGGTGCGCGTGAAGACCTCGGCGGGCGACGCCCGCTTCGACACCACCGGCCCGCTGCACCTGACCGCGTCGCACGGCTCGATCACCGTGGACCGGGTCGAGGGCAAGGCCGAGATCACCACGAGCTCCGGCAGCCTGCGCGTCGGCCTCGTCGACGGCCCCGCCGTCCTGAAGAACTCGCACGGCACCACGACCATCGGTGCCGCGACCGGCGACCTGCGGGTGAGCGGCGCCAACGGCGACATCGAGATCGGCCGCGCCGAGGCCTCGGTCGCCGCCACGACCGCCCACGGCACCCTGCGCGTCGGCGAGGTGGCGAGCGGCGCCGTCCAGCTGGAGACCTCGTACGGCGCCATCGAGGTCGGCATCCGCGAGGGCGTGGCCGCCTGGCTCGACGCCCACTCGACCTCCGGCCAGGTGCGCAACGGACTGACCGCGTCCGAGACCCCCGGGAAGACGGAGGACACCGTCGAGGTCCGCGCCCGCACCCGCCACGGCAACATCGACATCCGCCGCGCCAAGGCCTGA
- a CDS encoding helix-turn-helix domain-containing protein — MKNIPLDDVDHLDRAVLPIGTDYAAGQVLDWHEHRRAQFLYGATGVMVVEPADGTWTVPPERAVLIPAATPHRVRMLGVSTRSLYVEPGAVPWWPARCTVVDVPPLLRELLLAAVEFPPDYSLSGREGAVATLLLHEIAARSPLPFHVALPASGDLAALCREYLAAPDAAVTNTDWAARSALSERAFTRRFRAETGESPAVWRSRARLLAAVPLLRTATVTEVSGRLGYASPAAFTAAFTRAFGTPPSRFSAGRG; from the coding sequence GTGAAGAACATCCCGCTGGACGACGTCGACCACCTCGACCGGGCGGTGCTGCCGATCGGCACCGACTACGCGGCGGGACAGGTCCTGGACTGGCACGAGCACCGGCGGGCGCAGTTCCTCTACGGGGCGACCGGCGTCATGGTCGTCGAGCCCGCCGACGGCACGTGGACGGTCCCGCCCGAGCGGGCGGTCCTGATCCCGGCCGCCACTCCGCACCGGGTCCGGATGCTGGGCGTGAGCACCCGCAGCCTGTACGTGGAGCCGGGCGCCGTCCCGTGGTGGCCGGCCCGCTGCACGGTGGTGGACGTGCCGCCGCTGCTGCGCGAACTGCTGCTCGCGGCGGTCGAGTTCCCGCCCGACTACAGCCTGTCGGGGCGGGAGGGGGCCGTCGCGACGCTGCTGCTGCACGAGATCGCCGCGCGCTCCCCGCTCCCCTTCCACGTCGCGCTCCCCGCCTCCGGCGACCTCGCGGCCCTGTGCCGGGAGTACCTGGCCGCCCCGGACGCCGCCGTCACCAACACAGACTGGGCGGCGAGGTCCGCGCTGAGCGAGCGGGCGTTCACCCGGCGCTTCCGCGCGGAGACGGGCGAGAGCCCGGCCGTCTGGCGGTCCCGTGCCCGGCTCCTCGCGGCCGTGCCCCTGCTGCGCACCGCGACGGTCACCGAGGTCTCGGGCCGGCTCGGGTACGCCTCTCCGGCGGCGTTCACGGCCGCGTTCACGCGGGCGTTCGGCACGCCGCCGTCCCGCTTCTCGGCGGGCCGGGGCTGA
- a CDS encoding ATP-binding cassette domain-containing protein, which translates to MPSSVMPMINQADDRSSSAAITAVGLRKSYGDKTVLDGIDLHVPAGSVFALLGPNGAGKTTAVKILSTLVTPDGGQVRVGGHDLATEAQAVRAAIGVTGQFSAVDGLITGEENMLLMADLHHLPRPQGRRVAAELLERFDLTEAAKKPASTYSGGMKRRLDIAMTLVGAPRIIFLDEPTTGLDPRSRHTMWGIIRELVTGGVTVFLTTQYLEEADQLADRIAVLNDGKIAAQGTAEELKRLVPGGHVKLRFTDPGAYRTAATALTGAARDDEALTLQLPSDGSQRELRSILDWLDTTGVEADELTVHTPDLDDVFFALTATVPAQPKESAR; encoded by the coding sequence ATGCCTTCTTCTGTCATGCCCATGATCAATCAAGCGGACGACCGGTCGTCGTCGGCCGCCATCACCGCCGTCGGCCTGCGCAAGTCGTACGGCGACAAGACCGTCCTGGACGGCATCGATCTGCACGTCCCGGCGGGTTCGGTCTTCGCTCTGCTGGGTCCCAACGGGGCGGGCAAGACGACGGCGGTGAAGATCCTGTCCACGCTGGTCACCCCGGACGGCGGGCAGGTGCGGGTCGGCGGCCACGACCTGGCCACCGAGGCGCAGGCGGTACGGGCCGCGATCGGAGTGACGGGGCAGTTCTCGGCGGTGGACGGTCTGATCACGGGCGAGGAGAACATGCTCCTGATGGCGGACCTGCACCACCTGCCCAGGCCGCAGGGCCGTCGGGTCGCGGCCGAACTCCTGGAGCGCTTCGACCTCACCGAGGCGGCGAAGAAGCCGGCGTCCACCTACTCGGGCGGCATGAAGCGCCGCCTGGACATCGCGATGACCCTGGTCGGGGCCCCGCGGATCATCTTCCTGGACGAGCCGACCACCGGCCTGGACCCCCGCTCCCGGCACACCATGTGGGGCATCATCCGCGAGCTGGTCACCGGCGGGGTGACGGTCTTCCTCACCACCCAGTACCTGGAGGAGGCCGACCAGCTCGCCGACCGCATCGCCGTCCTCAACGACGGAAAGATCGCCGCCCAGGGCACGGCCGAGGAACTCAAGCGCCTGGTCCCCGGCGGACACGTCAAGCTGCGCTTCACCGACCCCGGCGCCTACCGCACCGCCGCCACCGCCCTGACCGGCGCCGCCCGCGACGACGAGGCCCTCACGCTGCAACTGCCCAGCGACGGCAGCCAGCGCGAACTGCGCTCCATCCTCGACTGGCTGGACACGACCGGCGTCGAGGCGGACGAACTGACCGTCCACACCCCCGACCTCGACGACGTCTTCTTCGCCCTCACCGCCACCGTCCCCGCCCAGCCGAAGGAGTCCGCCCGATGA
- a CDS encoding toxin-antitoxin system HicB family antitoxin codes for MDLTPYVENLRRELAVAAEAGGEEARELAERLTAPLESAARLTLLNALSAATDEITRELAPGSVDVRLRGLDPDFVVMLPPTGGAPAEPDTATEPLPAPTLAEGDEGGTARVNLRLPAHLKTRAEEAAAREGLSVNAWLVRAVSAAVGGGTRPRTPERPQSIGQSITGWVR; via the coding sequence ATGGACCTCACCCCGTATGTCGAGAACCTCCGCCGCGAGCTCGCGGTGGCCGCCGAAGCCGGCGGCGAGGAGGCGCGCGAGCTGGCCGAGCGGCTCACCGCCCCCCTGGAATCGGCGGCCCGGCTGACCCTGCTCAACGCGCTCTCCGCCGCGACGGACGAGATCACCCGTGAACTCGCCCCCGGTTCGGTCGACGTACGGCTCCGGGGCCTCGACCCCGACTTCGTGGTGATGCTCCCGCCCACCGGCGGCGCCCCCGCGGAGCCGGACACCGCCACCGAACCGCTCCCGGCCCCGACTCTCGCCGAGGGCGACGAGGGCGGCACCGCCCGCGTCAACCTGCGCCTGCCGGCCCACCTCAAGACCCGCGCCGAGGAGGCGGCGGCGCGCGAGGGCCTGTCGGTCAACGCCTGGCTGGTACGGGCCGTGTCGGCCGCGGTCGGCGGCGGCACCCGGCCGCGTACGCCGGAGAGGCCCCAGAGCATCGGACAGAGCATCACCGGCTGGGTCCGCTAG